A genomic stretch from Erysipelothrix sp. HDW6C includes:
- a CDS encoding ABC transporter permease yields MFKKRKEKLDKPMAAPQGSIRDIWNSLLRNKRAVVGLVFIVILIFIALFADYIAPFGMTEQNLSNALQHPNSTHWLGTDALGRDVLSRILYGARVSVTIGISAVIIALFVGGFLGLIAGYYGGKFDAVIMRVCDVLLSIPSILLAIAIVASFGSSMRNLILAIGIGNVPIYARVVRAAVMGVREKQFIEAAHALGVSNTKIMQRHILPNVLSPIIVQATMGVASSILSAAGLGFIGLGIEASVAEWGTMLSFGREYIRTHAYLTLYPGLAIMLTILSFNLLGDGIRDAIDPKMRN; encoded by the coding sequence ATGTTTAAAAAGAGAAAAGAAAAACTTGATAAACCCATGGCAGCGCCACAAGGTTCAATTCGAGATATTTGGAATTCATTGTTACGCAATAAACGTGCAGTAGTTGGTTTGGTATTTATTGTTATTCTAATTTTTATTGCCCTTTTTGCAGACTACATTGCACCGTTTGGGATGACAGAACAAAATTTAAGTAATGCATTGCAACACCCAAACAGTACACATTGGTTGGGTACGGATGCACTTGGACGAGATGTACTGAGCCGCATCTTATACGGTGCACGTGTCTCTGTAACTATTGGGATTTCAGCAGTTATTATTGCATTGTTTGTTGGTGGATTCTTGGGGCTCATTGCAGGCTATTATGGTGGTAAGTTTGATGCGGTCATTATGCGTGTGTGTGATGTATTGCTTTCGATTCCATCAATACTCCTAGCTATCGCAATTGTAGCGTCCTTTGGTTCCAGCATGCGTAATTTAATTTTGGCCATTGGGATAGGGAATGTTCCAATTTATGCCCGGGTTGTTCGCGCAGCAGTCATGGGTGTTCGCGAAAAACAATTTATCGAAGCAGCCCATGCACTTGGGGTATCGAATACGAAAATCATGCAACGACACATTCTTCCCAATGTGCTCTCACCCATCATCGTACAAGCAACCATGGGCGTGGCATCTTCGATACTTTCAGCAGCAGGACTTGGCTTCATCGGCCTTGGAATAGAGGCTTCAGTAGCAGAATGGGGTACAATGTTGAGTTTTGGTCGCGAATATATTCGAACGCATGCCTACCTCACACTTTACCCAGGACTTGCAATCATGCTAACGATTTTATCCTTCAACCTTTTGGGAGATGGTATTCGTGATGCGATTGATCCGAAAATGAGAAACTAG
- a CDS encoding ATP-binding cassette domain-containing protein, whose protein sequence is METKPLFNIQNLQKYFPIKKQSIFQKHQDYVKANKDITLEIFRGETLGIVGESGCGKSTLGRTIIQLQEQTGGTTMFYGETIEGLMPRYVKKAYAALPKISKFYDEDFANLERLKQQDDADAYRLKKIEFDTKYGNVLRLAGGLLVHDDLDLVSDVLSQRYEFGSKLAKLQRDHDFQIDRYMVSMEHLTEAKDKAELIEKEIERVKHEFDDIEAKIQTIKEDLMTHERFAYYESFLDHGIDLASLEAREMRMLRDRLQIIFQDPYSSLNPKLTVGDIIGEGVITHGLFKNKTSEGYVEYIQDIMEKCGLKAEFMNRYPHQFSGGQRQRIGIARAIALKPKFIVCDEAVSALDVSIQSQIINLLQDLKEKEDLTYLFITHDLGVVRYISDRIGVMYFGNLVELAPAEDIFTNPQHPYTKRLLAAIPRLEGDSFEISEQSTGPFEFRFEATGEADKDWYEVSPGHFVACHLHERGIPS, encoded by the coding sequence ATGGAAACAAAACCGCTATTTAACATTCAAAACTTACAGAAATACTTTCCGATAAAAAAACAAAGTATCTTCCAAAAACATCAAGACTATGTCAAAGCTAATAAAGATATTACGCTTGAAATATTTCGTGGTGAGACACTGGGAATTGTTGGTGAATCTGGGTGTGGGAAGTCGACGTTGGGTCGAACGATTATCCAACTTCAAGAACAAACAGGTGGAACTACGATGTTCTATGGTGAAACAATTGAAGGACTGATGCCACGTTATGTAAAGAAAGCGTATGCTGCCTTGCCGAAAATCTCAAAATTCTACGATGAAGATTTTGCAAATCTAGAGCGTCTAAAACAACAAGATGATGCAGATGCGTACCGCCTTAAGAAAATTGAGTTTGACACTAAGTATGGTAATGTACTCCGTCTTGCTGGGGGACTGCTTGTTCATGATGATTTGGATCTTGTGAGCGATGTTCTTTCGCAACGCTATGAGTTTGGTTCAAAACTTGCGAAACTACAACGCGATCACGATTTTCAAATCGATCGCTATATGGTGTCCATGGAACATTTAACGGAAGCAAAGGATAAAGCGGAACTGATAGAAAAGGAGATTGAACGTGTTAAACATGAATTTGATGACATTGAAGCCAAAATTCAAACAATTAAAGAAGATTTGATGACGCATGAGCGCTTTGCTTACTATGAGTCGTTCCTCGATCATGGCATTGATTTGGCATCACTTGAAGCACGTGAAATGCGTATGCTTCGTGATCGCTTGCAGATTATATTCCAAGATCCCTATTCATCGCTCAATCCCAAATTGACCGTTGGCGATATCATTGGCGAAGGTGTGATTACACATGGTTTGTTTAAAAACAAGACCAGTGAGGGTTATGTCGAATACATTCAAGACATCATGGAGAAGTGCGGTCTAAAAGCAGAATTCATGAATCGTTACCCACATCAATTCTCCGGTGGTCAGCGCCAACGTATTGGGATTGCACGGGCCATTGCCTTGAAACCAAAATTCATCGTTTGTGATGAGGCCGTATCGGCTCTTGATGTTTCGATTCAGTCACAAATCATCAACTTACTTCAAGATCTTAAAGAGAAAGAAGATCTAACTTATTTATTTATTACGCATGATTTAGGGGTCGTTCGCTACATTAGTGATAGAATTGGGGTTATGTATTTTGGAAACCTTGTCGAGCTTGCGCCTGCCGAAGATATCTTTACAAATCCACAACATCCTTATACAAAACGGTTACTTGCTGCAATCCCACGACTTGAGGGAGATAGCTTTGAAATTAGTGAGCAAAGCACAGGACCCTTTGAGTTTCGATTTGAAGCAACTGGGGAGGCAGATAAGGATTGGTACGAAGTGTCGCCAGGCCACTTTGTTGCATGTCATCTCCATGAAAGGGGGATACCATCATGA
- a CDS encoding AIM24 family protein produces MKYRIIGETLPAVICELSAGEKMFSEVGGRSWVKGSITTETKGGGVGKMMGRMFTGESLFLSHYTANEDVEIAFTSSFPGSIRAYDLADGESIICQKRAFLAATDSVDLSTFMQKKLGSGLVGGEGFILQKITGPGLAFVEIDGYAVDYTLERGEEVVCDTGIMAVMDATCSLEVVSVKGIKNKLLGGEGFFDTVIKGPGKVTLQTMTVGGLASIVAPMLSSK; encoded by the coding sequence ATGAAATATCGAATTATTGGTGAGACATTGCCGGCGGTGATTTGTGAATTATCTGCGGGAGAAAAGATGTTCAGTGAAGTTGGCGGTCGTTCTTGGGTAAAGGGAAGTATTACAACTGAGACTAAGGGCGGTGGCGTTGGAAAAATGATGGGACGTATGTTTACGGGTGAGAGTCTATTTCTAAGCCACTATACGGCTAATGAGGACGTTGAGATTGCGTTTACATCTTCCTTTCCAGGAAGCATTCGCGCCTATGATTTAGCAGATGGAGAAAGCATCATTTGCCAAAAGAGAGCATTTCTTGCGGCAACGGATAGTGTTGATCTATCAACATTTATGCAAAAGAAACTTGGGTCAGGTCTTGTTGGTGGTGAAGGGTTTATTCTTCAGAAAATTACCGGTCCTGGTTTAGCGTTTGTTGAGATTGATGGCTACGCTGTTGATTATACGCTCGAACGTGGCGAGGAAGTTGTCTGTGATACCGGAATTATGGCAGTTATGGACGCAACCTGTTCACTCGAAGTCGTGAGTGTAAAAGGGATCAAGAACAAATTGCTGGGTGGTGAAGGATTTTTTGATACCGTAATTAAAGGCCCTGGAAAAGTGACGTTACAAACAATGACCGTTGGTGGTCTCGCTTCTATTGTTGCACCAATGCTTTCTTCGAAATAA
- a CDS encoding MurR/RpiR family transcriptional regulator: protein MSVLIKIREYQNLSASESVIQSYILKNAQDFLNQSVREVAKETYTSPSTVVRFCKRIEPLGFNTLKLKLATEVDSYKNINLDVLDSTIIEPNDSFNDVIEKITHISIQSIEETRLLLDESIMQHVAALIAEHSIIDFYGTGASNVVATDAAFKFMRIGKVSQCFQLYDRQTVQALNSNSHHVAMVFSFSGETKEMIDIAKKLQENGTQTVAIVGTIGSALPRYTDYTIYVSAKETTFRSGAMASRTAQLYVVDLLYAMCSLYDYEKSHLNVAKTRISL, encoded by the coding sequence ATGAGTGTCTTAATCAAAATTAGAGAGTATCAAAATCTCTCAGCATCCGAATCGGTAATTCAAAGTTATATCCTAAAAAATGCACAAGATTTCCTAAATCAAAGCGTGCGTGAGGTGGCGAAGGAAACCTACACTTCACCATCAACAGTTGTGAGATTTTGCAAGCGTATTGAACCCTTGGGTTTTAATACACTCAAATTGAAACTCGCAACGGAAGTTGACAGCTACAAGAACATAAACCTTGATGTCCTGGACTCAACAATTATTGAGCCCAATGACTCTTTTAACGATGTCATTGAGAAAATCACCCATATTTCCATTCAATCCATTGAAGAAACACGACTACTCTTGGATGAATCCATCATGCAACATGTTGCTGCATTGATCGCTGAGCATAGCATCATTGACTTTTATGGAACAGGCGCATCCAATGTCGTTGCAACAGATGCTGCGTTTAAGTTCATGAGAATTGGGAAAGTATCGCAATGCTTCCAGCTTTATGATCGTCAAACTGTACAAGCATTGAATTCCAACAGCCACCACGTGGCAATGGTCTTCTCTTTTTCAGGGGAGACAAAGGAGATGATTGATATAGCAAAGAAACTCCAAGAGAATGGAACACAAACTGTTGCGATTGTCGGCACCATTGGCAGTGCATTGCCACGATACACGGACTACACGATTTATGTAAGTGCGAAGGAAACAACATTTCGTAGTGGGGCAATGGCATCGCGAACTGCGCAGCTGTACGTGGTTGATTTGCTATATGCAATGTGCAGTCTGTATGACTACGAAAAATCACACCTGAATGTTGCGAAGACGCGAATTTCCCTGTAA
- a CDS encoding ABC transporter permease: protein MHKYIFKRLLWVIPVLFGVSLIVFAIMHFSPGDPATVILGESAKPEAIAQLREQMGLNQPFIVQYFRYIGNAVFKLDLGRSFINNRPVIGEILIRLPNTIKLAGLSITLAAIVGIPLGVIASRKPYSALDNTTMFVSLLGVSMPTFWQGLLLILVFSLQLRMFPSTGFETWQQMVLPVITLASSSIGSIARITRSSMLDVMGQDFIRTAKAKGISEFRVVYVHILRNALLPVVTVIGLQFGSLLGGAVLTESIFSINGLGTLMVNAIRQRDLVVVQGGVLFIAFIFTLVNLCVDVLYAYIDPRIRSQYK, encoded by the coding sequence ATGCATAAATATATATTCAAAAGACTGCTGTGGGTTATCCCGGTTCTCTTTGGTGTCTCGCTCATAGTTTTTGCAATTATGCATTTCTCTCCGGGGGATCCGGCGACGGTTATTCTTGGTGAATCTGCTAAGCCAGAAGCAATTGCGCAACTTCGTGAGCAAATGGGGCTCAATCAACCCTTTATTGTTCAATACTTTAGGTATATTGGGAATGCCGTATTTAAACTTGATTTGGGACGATCATTTATCAATAATCGTCCTGTGATTGGAGAGATTCTAATTCGACTCCCCAATACGATTAAGTTAGCGGGTCTTAGTATTACTTTAGCTGCTATTGTGGGTATTCCGTTGGGTGTTATTGCCTCACGTAAACCCTATTCAGCCCTGGATAATACAACCATGTTTGTATCGCTGCTAGGGGTCTCGATGCCAACATTTTGGCAAGGGCTTTTATTGATTCTTGTATTTTCTTTACAATTAAGAATGTTTCCATCGACAGGATTTGAGACTTGGCAACAAATGGTGTTACCAGTTATTACGTTGGCATCAAGTTCAATAGGATCCATCGCGCGAATTACCCGTTCCAGCATGTTGGATGTAATGGGACAAGATTTCATTCGTACAGCGAAGGCAAAAGGTATTTCAGAATTTAGAGTGGTCTATGTTCATATCTTAAGAAATGCACTGTTACCAGTAGTTACAGTCATTGGATTGCAGTTTGGTTCCTTGCTTGGGGGAGCAGTACTAACGGAATCAATCTTCAGTATCAATGGTTTGGGAACGCTCATGGTAAATGCGATTCGACAACGTGATCTCGTTGTGGTTCAAGGTGGCGTTCTATTTATCGCCTTCATCTTCACACTGGTTAATCTTTGCGTCGATGTCTTGTATGCATATATTGATCCACGAATTCGCTCACAGTATAAATAG
- a CDS encoding glutathione ABC transporter substrate-binding protein, with protein MRFRKSKLVLVLVTLGVFLTACSTGGGGTGGKDTLTVASSADAVTFDIQNTNDQATTRVARQMYEPLIQQNDALELVPGLAESWTALDDTTYEFKLKKDVKFHNGEPFTAKDVEYTMKRAAESEQIGHIVGELDVSKIKVVDDYTIQLGTKEPFGPFLTHLAHPATAILNEKAVTEGGEDYGTNPVGTGPYKFASWIAGSEINVERFEDYHGTPGATEKIKFKVIKENSVRLISLETGEIDIAYDIAPSDIAKVEENKDLTMLKDPNLSTGYIGFNVQSDTPIKDVKVRQAINYAIDVDAILSTVYQGVGSKANGPLNHLVFGADKNPLGYEYDVEKAKALLTEAGYPTGGFTLKLYVGDNNAQRIAIAEIVKEELSKLGITVEITQLEWATYLDATGKGEHDLFILGWTTITTDADYGLYPLFHSSEFGKAGNRSFYKNERVDELLDKGKSTVNPDERLAIYKEAQELISVDAPWIFVNDGENDTAISNKVKGFAHHPSGSHFLSGVSVED; from the coding sequence ATGAGATTTCGAAAAAGTAAGTTAGTTTTAGTGTTAGTTACACTGGGTGTATTTCTAACAGCGTGTAGCACTGGAGGAGGGGGAACAGGTGGTAAGGATACCTTGACTGTTGCTTCCAGTGCAGATGCTGTAACCTTTGACATTCAGAATACAAATGACCAAGCAACGACTCGTGTTGCGCGTCAAATGTATGAGCCCTTGATTCAACAAAACGATGCACTGGAACTTGTACCAGGTCTTGCAGAGTCATGGACTGCCCTTGACGATACTACGTATGAATTTAAATTGAAGAAAGATGTAAAATTCCACAACGGAGAACCTTTTACAGCAAAAGATGTTGAGTACACAATGAAACGTGCCGCTGAGTCAGAACAGATTGGCCATATTGTTGGAGAACTTGATGTAAGTAAAATTAAAGTTGTAGATGACTATACAATTCAATTGGGAACTAAAGAGCCGTTTGGACCATTCTTAACACATCTTGCGCATCCTGCTACAGCAATTCTTAATGAGAAGGCTGTTACTGAAGGCGGAGAGGATTATGGAACAAATCCTGTTGGAACAGGACCTTATAAATTTGCGAGCTGGATTGCCGGAAGTGAAATCAACGTTGAACGTTTCGAAGATTACCATGGAACACCAGGAGCAACTGAAAAGATTAAGTTCAAAGTTATTAAAGAGAACTCAGTTCGCCTAATCTCTTTAGAAACCGGTGAAATCGATATTGCATACGATATTGCACCGTCTGACATCGCAAAAGTTGAAGAGAACAAAGACTTAACGATGTTAAAAGATCCAAACTTGTCTACAGGATATATTGGATTCAATGTTCAAAGCGATACACCAATTAAAGATGTTAAAGTAAGACAAGCAATTAACTACGCAATTGATGTCGATGCAATTTTAAGCACTGTTTACCAAGGTGTTGGTTCTAAAGCGAATGGTCCATTGAACCATCTTGTATTTGGAGCTGATAAAAATCCACTTGGATATGAGTATGATGTTGAGAAGGCAAAAGCACTTCTTACTGAAGCTGGATATCCAACGGGTGGCTTTACACTAAAACTGTATGTTGGTGATAACAATGCCCAACGTATTGCAATTGCCGAAATCGTTAAAGAGGAACTCTCTAAACTTGGAATTACAGTTGAGATAACACAACTTGAATGGGCAACATATTTGGATGCTACAGGTAAAGGTGAACATGATCTCTTTATCCTTGGATGGACAACAATCACAACAGATGCTGATTACGGTCTTTACCCACTCTTCCACTCAAGTGAGTTTGGAAAAGCAGGAAACCGTTCATTCTACAAGAACGAACGTGTCGATGAATTACTTGATAAAGGGAAATCAACTGTGAACCCCGATGAGCGACTAGCTATTTACAAAGAAGCTCAAGAGTTAATCAGTGTTGATGCACCTTGGATTTTCGTCAATGATGGTGAAAACGATACTGCAATTAGCAATAAAGTAAAAGGATTCGCACATCATCCATCAGGATCACATTTCCTAAGTGGTGTAAGCGTCGAAGATTAG
- a CDS encoding PTS sugar transporter subunit IIB codes for MISLLRIDERLIHGQVAYAWTNAYKSQALMVITLAKKNDLERMSLELACPRDLKCFVVTVDEAIVLLNKYENRKIFVVTDSAEVVLQLLNAEVTIPSVNVGGLYHHDDRQQISKTVFVDAVMKDTFRSIAEYGTALEIRATPTDKEANVLDLI; via the coding sequence ATGATTAGTTTATTAAGAATTGATGAGCGTCTCATCCATGGTCAAGTTGCTTATGCGTGGACTAATGCTTATAAGAGTCAAGCTCTGATGGTCATCACACTCGCGAAAAAAAACGATTTGGAACGCATGTCACTGGAACTTGCATGTCCACGTGATTTGAAGTGTTTTGTGGTAACTGTCGACGAGGCAATCGTGCTTTTAAACAAATACGAAAACCGCAAGATATTTGTGGTCACAGACAGTGCGGAAGTTGTCTTGCAACTCCTCAATGCTGAAGTTACAATCCCATCTGTGAATGTGGGAGGGCTGTATCACCATGATGATCGTCAGCAGATTTCGAAAACGGTCTTTGTTGATGCAGTAATGAAAGATACATTTAGAAGTATTGCAGAATATGGCACAGCCTTAGAAATCCGTGCAACACCGACGGATAAGGAAGCCAATGTTCTCGATTTGATTTAA
- a CDS encoding pectate lyase-like adhesive domain-containing protein: MNKITQKLIIPLFAIALVITVSVAYADENSIYDTEEITSEANTCSPHDVISGVEKDELTECVEPDSNPEAIEETDIIEQDDSLTDEVNQTQIQEDGVDEVLADQDVTSLSVEQRAGTPVYVTNFAELKSVIINQPTVDSIVLGGDIQFPTNGGITIPANRVSFVIDGKDPFTGINHTINEGRVSGTLVAFAITSTMPSEFTMEIKNANIYGQSYYGTVYVADSIRNVNIAYTNVYYNGPQMIFNRNGRLTLDTVSIESAATGYAAEAQEIGEINSVLYKGVNLIKFERTNGYGMFQFTGNQPTSTAAENSKTKISTNRFYLSKFNGSYIADFEGERNSVFEFESHGTNTYPIFEARDIFLNSAELSVRQSVMQRNYMVLISGELVAMDGSILQVDYTGPAVTGASIYPSIAQTGLNATLIDSKIIYYSTQANPRVAIDLGETRMRGSSINIYASKVQNVGITGGIFSTKTIRMVESKVNIVADDAYKMFLIRNANGLIGMDNSVIDIQVQTAYATDSIIQLNSPLTINDGSELSFVMQGGSKPTTIVQTTGLLDVQSGGIFRIAALTGSIGSFVEVTGTAPKLLIDNPEIFLLFGNAVWDRMFTNTAVINYDIKSQQINTWKISNPNLTIAGTKEDTPTFSFMKKDRSNMNIYGELRANMSFTVNSNYVSGIDKLNPSGNLSFNRADTQVLAIGGMRLTTDEVNERDTQISGLTEPFAEVIVTYRPRGSEVNEIQNGVADADGKFVFITPELSKESYSVSVYGQFLLNTVEFDIIPRIGDLRLEDVPKSMSFGLQSIPSTYSILNRTELDWGITIFDDRSDIAHWELYVVVQDLKPTDTTKPTIVNSFVYVDDSGITNQLTQAIPYKITNSNGSETQRVSWSSNRGVLLGVGPEQVSSETDYNGELQWVLQSAP, from the coding sequence ATGAATAAAATCACACAAAAATTGATTATACCGTTATTTGCAATTGCGCTGGTAATCACAGTATCTGTGGCATATGCTGATGAAAACTCAATCTACGATACGGAAGAAATCACATCTGAGGCAAACACCTGTTCGCCTCATGATGTGATTTCTGGCGTTGAAAAGGATGAGTTAACGGAATGCGTTGAGCCTGATTCTAATCCTGAAGCAATAGAGGAAACAGATATTATTGAACAAGATGATTCCTTGACAGACGAAGTTAATCAGACACAAATTCAAGAAGATGGTGTTGATGAAGTATTAGCGGATCAGGATGTGACTTCATTAAGCGTTGAACAAAGAGCAGGAACCCCTGTTTATGTTACAAACTTTGCTGAATTAAAGTCAGTTATTATAAATCAACCGACTGTAGATAGCATTGTTTTAGGCGGTGATATCCAGTTTCCTACCAATGGTGGTATTACGATTCCAGCAAATCGTGTCTCATTTGTTATTGATGGGAAGGATCCATTTACAGGGATTAACCATACAATTAATGAAGGAAGGGTGTCAGGGACCCTCGTAGCATTCGCAATTACTTCGACGATGCCATCTGAATTTACAATGGAAATTAAAAATGCAAATATTTATGGCCAAAGCTACTATGGAACTGTGTATGTTGCCGATTCGATTCGGAATGTAAACATTGCTTATACAAATGTTTACTATAATGGGCCACAAATGATTTTCAATCGTAATGGTCGTTTAACGCTAGATACGGTGTCAATTGAATCAGCTGCAACAGGGTATGCAGCTGAAGCGCAAGAAATTGGTGAAATCAATTCAGTATTATACAAAGGTGTAAATTTAATCAAGTTTGAACGTACAAATGGGTATGGAATGTTTCAATTTACAGGAAATCAACCGACGAGTACTGCTGCTGAGAATTCTAAAACGAAAATATCAACGAACCGATTCTATTTATCGAAGTTTAATGGCAGTTACATTGCAGATTTTGAAGGTGAGAGGAATTCAGTATTTGAGTTTGAAAGTCATGGAACAAATACTTATCCAATTTTTGAAGCACGAGATATTTTCTTAAATAGTGCTGAATTAAGTGTACGTCAAAGCGTGATGCAACGAAACTATATGGTCTTAATTAGTGGTGAATTAGTTGCGATGGACGGAAGTATATTACAGGTTGATTACACAGGACCTGCAGTAACAGGAGCTTCAATTTATCCATCAATCGCCCAAACTGGTCTAAATGCGACTTTGATTGATTCGAAGATAATTTATTATAGTACACAAGCAAATCCACGAGTTGCCATTGATCTTGGGGAGACTCGTATGAGGGGATCTTCGATTAATATTTATGCATCAAAAGTACAAAATGTAGGAATAACTGGTGGTATTTTTTCAACAAAGACAATTCGCATGGTAGAGTCAAAAGTTAATATAGTCGCTGATGATGCATATAAAATGTTTCTTATACGTAATGCAAATGGTTTAATTGGGATGGATAATTCTGTAATCGATATACAAGTCCAGACTGCTTATGCAACTGATTCTATCATTCAACTTAACTCACCATTAACGATTAACGACGGATCTGAACTTAGTTTTGTCATGCAGGGGGGATCAAAACCTACTACAATTGTTCAAACAACAGGACTTCTTGATGTTCAGTCTGGTGGAATATTCCGAATTGCAGCTTTAACTGGATCAATCGGATCCTTCGTTGAAGTTACAGGCACGGCTCCAAAGTTATTAATTGATAATCCTGAGATATTTCTACTCTTTGGGAATGCTGTATGGGATAGAATGTTTACTAATACTGCTGTAATTAATTATGATATTAAATCACAACAAATTAATACATGGAAAATCTCTAATCCCAATCTGACAATCGCTGGTACAAAAGAGGACACACCAACATTCTCTTTTATGAAAAAAGACCGTAGTAATATGAATATCTATGGTGAACTTCGAGCAAATATGAGCTTTACCGTAAACTCCAATTATGTAAGTGGAATTGATAAGCTGAACCCAAGTGGAAATCTATCCTTCAATCGCGCGGATACACAAGTTCTCGCAATTGGTGGAATGAGACTCACAACAGATGAAGTAAACGAGCGTGATACTCAGATATCTGGGTTAACTGAACCATTTGCGGAAGTTATTGTAACGTATCGTCCGCGTGGTAGTGAGGTTAATGAAATCCAAAATGGTGTAGCAGATGCGGATGGTAAGTTTGTGTTCATAACTCCAGAACTGTCCAAGGAATCGTACTCAGTAAGTGTATATGGTCAATTCTTATTAAACACTGTTGAGTTTGATATTATTCCGCGCATCGGTGATCTACGTCTTGAAGATGTTCCAAAATCAATGTCATTTGGACTCCAGTCAATCCCATCAACATACTCAATTCTTAATCGAACTGAGCTAGATTGGGGAATTACAATTTTCGATGATCGTAGCGATATTGCTCATTGGGAGTTGTATGTTGTTGTTCAAGACTTGAAACCAACAGATACTACAAAGCCAACAATTGTAAACTCGTTTGTATATGTTGATGACTCTGGAATTACAAATCAATTGACTCAAGCAATACCTTATAAAATTACCAATTCAAATGGATCGGAAACACAAAGAGTGTCATGGTCGAGTAATCGTGGTGTACTTCTCGGTGTTGGTCCCGAACAAGTTTCAAGTGAAACGGATTATAATGGCGAATTGCAATGGGTACTTCAATCTGCACCCTAA
- a CDS encoding ABC transporter ATP-binding protein, whose translation MSLIEVKNLHTYFDTKNGLIKAVDGVSFAVDEGRTLGIVGESGSGKSQTAMSILKLFESNQKIYDGTITFDGQELSSMDEASLKKIRGNDISMIFQEPMTSLNPVFTVENQISEVLMVHQGMSKKEASKRSLEMLEAVKIPNPKRILKSYPHQLSGGMSQRVMIAMSLACNPRVLIADEPTTALDVIIQADILKLMNDLKRDLNTSILFITHDLGVISQMADDVIVMYGGKIVEAAPIKSLFKKPHHPYTKRLIAAFLKTDINTRQREEDIVLDFYSNENDDYNFSVFREGGIDPDWIEVDTNHFVAVSKTGSKS comes from the coding sequence ATGAGTCTCATTGAAGTTAAAAATTTACACACATACTTTGATACGAAAAACGGCTTAATAAAGGCCGTTGATGGTGTTAGTTTCGCTGTAGATGAAGGAAGAACACTTGGAATCGTTGGAGAGTCTGGAAGTGGGAAGAGTCAAACTGCAATGTCGATACTGAAACTGTTTGAATCAAACCAGAAGATATACGATGGAACAATTACATTTGATGGTCAGGAACTATCGTCAATGGATGAAGCTAGTCTTAAGAAGATTCGCGGCAATGATATTTCGATGATATTTCAAGAACCCATGACAAGTTTGAATCCTGTATTCACAGTGGAAAATCAAATTAGTGAAGTTTTGATGGTTCACCAGGGCATGTCAAAAAAAGAAGCATCAAAGCGCTCTCTTGAAATGCTTGAAGCCGTAAAAATTCCAAATCCCAAGCGGATACTAAAATCTTATCCGCACCAACTTTCAGGGGGAATGAGCCAACGCGTGATGATTGCAATGTCTCTGGCATGTAATCCCCGTGTTCTTATCGCTGATGAACCGACAACTGCACTGGATGTAATCATACAAGCGGATATTTTGAAATTGATGAATGATTTAAAACGTGACCTCAATACGTCAATATTATTCATCACCCACGACCTTGGTGTAATCAGTCAAATGGCTGATGATGTCATTGTTATGTATGGTGGAAAGATTGTGGAAGCAGCACCCATTAAGTCTTTGTTTAAAAAGCCGCATCATCCCTATACCAAGAGACTGATAGCAGCATTCTTAAAAACAGATATCAATACACGTCAACGTGAAGAGGATATCGTACTGGACTTTTATAGCAATGAGAACGACGATTACAACTTCTCGGTATTTCGTGAGGGAGGAATTGATCCCGATTGGATTGAAGTCGATACAAATCATTTCGTCGCAGTCAGTAAAACTGGCTCGAAATCGTAA